In one window of Danaus plexippus chromosome 7, MEX_DaPlex, whole genome shotgun sequence DNA:
- the LOC133318748 gene encoding deoxyribonuclease-2-alpha-like: MKNILINLLLFHICFVSYCYSDIRGWGYINLHCRDNDNAPVDWWYIYKPPSDVVPFFEFGRNFTFITPESKGRWQQSRKYITSNSMLQHTLAPIYRPTYTDYLAVAVYDERKGNKRVSGSLSRGVLMADEMGGVWLHHTVPGLVDLNSDRPTFPESESSYGHLIMCLSIDLDTINSIAYNLRNVYPKLTYLKIPKIIQNLVPNWRSLEVPLKSNVIKSQALIPRDNSIRVELLTRPPGDKDSIYKAFANSKNIILDVFGQRGSLCKKNYGVRSIQSISLKYPEKVYYLNNKTDKMHFAVSTAAHWQVLGSGPRQYWTCISNLFMDDRHDLGGDLVCVEDYKIWLTFDNLKVKEPEC, translated from the exons atgaaaaatattttaataaatctattattatttcatatttgttttgtaagttATTGCTATTCGGATATTCGAGGATGGggttacattaatttacattgcCGAGACAACGACAATGCTCCGGTTGACTG GTGGTATATTTACAAGCCTCCCAGCGATGTGGTGCCCTTCTTCGAGTTTGGTCGtaactttacatttataacaccGGAGTCTAAGGGACGGTGGCAGCAATCAAGGAAATATATAACGTCTAATTCCATGCTCCAACACACACTAGCTCCTATATACAGg CCAACTTACACAGACTATCTCGCCGTTGCGGTGTACGATGAGCGCAAGGGTAACAAACGTGTCTCAGGATCTCTCTCACGAGGTGTGCTCATGGCTGATGAGATGGGCGGTGTTTGGTTACATCATACAGTTCCAGGACTTGTTGATTTAAACA GCGATCGTCCGACATTCCCTGAAAGCGAGAGTTCATATGGGCACCTTATTATGTGTCTCTCAATTGACTTAGACACTATTAATTCGATAGCATATAATTTGAGAAACGTATACCCAAAGCtgacgtatttaaaaataccgaaaataatacagaatttagTTCCCAATTGGAGGTCACTTGAGGTACCATTAAAgag taacgTTATAAAAAGCCAGGCCTTAATTCCGCGCGACAATTCAATAAGAGTAGAACTCCTCACACGACCTCCTGGTGACAAAGATTCTATATATAAGGCGTTCGCAAACtccaagaatattattttggacGTCTTCGGACAAAGAGGATcgttgtgtaaaaaaaattatgg CGTCCGAAGTATTCAGAgtatatcattgaaatatcCAGAAAAGGTTTATTACTTGAACAACAAAACAGACAAAATGCATTTCGCTGTGAGCACAGCAGCTCATTGGCAGGTCCTGGGTTCGGGTCCCCGGCAGTACTGGACCTgtattagtaatttatttatggacGATAGACACGATTTAGGAGGCGATCTTGTTTGTGTCGAGGATTATAAAATTTGGCTTACTTTTGACAATTTGAAAGTCAAAGAGCCTGAATgttag